From the genome of Lujinxingia vulgaris:
GAGGTTGTGCTCTACCGCTTTGAAGAGCCCGACCTCGGCAGCCCACCAGCCCCCGAGCTCACCCTCACTGACGGCATCACCGCCCAACGCTTCACCTACGAGGGCGGCCCCCGCGACGCCGAGGCCCTGCTCGTCGATCCTCAAAGCGCTGCGATCTTCATCATCGAGAAAGTCGAAGAGGCCTCAAGCCAGGTCTTTGAGCTCGCCGGCGCTTTTGAGGACGATGCGCCGCTCGAAGCACGGCCGGTCGCCACGCTCACCCTGGCCGAGAACTTCAGCTTTGGCCGCATGATCACCGCCGCCGACGTGGCGCCTGACGGGCGCTCCTTTTCGCTGCGAACTTACACCCACCTCTACACCTACTGCGCGCCCGGGGGCGATCTTCGCCAGGCCTTTGAGAGCGAGCCGCAGCGCCTGCTCGTCAACCCGGGCACCATCCAGGGCGAGGCGCTGGGCTATGCACGCGATGGCGAGTCGATCTGGTTGACGAGCGAGCGGCTGCCCGCCCCGCTGCTGCGCTTCTCGCGCGCCCCCGCCGATGATGCGGGAGATGTCCCCGACGCCGGCGACACCCCCGATCCCCAGGACATTGATGAGGACGCCGGCCCGGGCGATCCCGACGACGATCACGACGCCGGCGGCGACGATGACCCTCAGGATGAGCCCGAAGAATCGCGCTCTCAGCTCAGCGGGGGATGTTCGATGCTCGCCAGTGCGCCCTCCCCCGGCTATGTTCCGGAATGGATTGTCGGGCTTCTGGCGGTTGTAGGTCTGCGCCGCGCCTTGAATCGTTTTGCGACACGCACTCCCCTGCCTTAGCGATAGCTGCTTATGCGTGACACCCCTGCCATCCCCGCGGAAAACGCATCCCCTCAACCCGGCGCCTCCAGCGCCGAGGCCGAGCCAACCCGCGCCCTCGACGCCGGCGCCTCCGACGCGCTTGCGGCAGCGAGCTCCGAGCCGGAGGTCCAGGCGGAGCGCGATGATGGGGGCAGCGCAGAGGTGGGGACTGAGACGGCGGCGCCCGAGGACTCCCTCACCGAGGGCAGCCTGATCGCGGGTCGCTACCGCCTGGAGCGCCCCCTGGGCGACGGCGGCATGGGGCAGGTCTACCGCGCCGAACACGTGCTCATGCGCAAGACCGTCGCGCTCAAAGTGCTGCACGCCGAGCTCACCGAAAACAAAGAGGTCGTCGCCCGTTTTCAGCGCGAGGCTCAGGCCGCAGCGCTGCTGGATAGCCCGCACGTCTGCCAGGCCACCGACTTTGGCCAGACCGACGATGGCGAGTTCTTCCTGGTCATGGAGTACCTCGAAGGCCAGACCCTGCACGAGGCGATGGCCCTGGGTAAGATGCCGCTCATACGCGCCGCCCATATCGTCCGCCAGGTCGCCACGGCGCTGGCCCAGGCCCACGCGCACGGCATCGTGCACCGCGACTTAAAGCCCGAAAACATCATGCTCGTCGACCGCGAGGGTGACCCGGACTTTGTCAAAATCATGGATTTCGGCATCGCCCGCATCTCCATGGCCGAAGAGGCCGGCGGCGAAAAACCCACGCGCCTGACCCGCAAGGGCATGGTCTACGGCACGCCGCATTATATGGCGCCGGAGCAGATCGCCGGGGCCGAGGTCGACGCCCGCGCCGACCTCTATGCTCTGGGCGTGGTCTTTTTTGAGATGCTCACCGGCCAGCCTCCTTACGACGATGAGAACGTCGCGCGCCTGATGGGCAAACACGTCACCCACCCCATCCCCACCCTGCGCGAGCGCTGCCCGGAGGTGGCCTTTCCCCAGGCCGCCGAGCGCCTGATCGCCCGCCTGCTCGCCAAGGACGCCGACGGGCGCCCGGCCAACGCCGAAGCGCTCATCGAAGAACTCGACGCGCTCAAAGACAGCCCGCTCACAGCGGCGATTGCGCCCATCGCCACAGCCGCCGCCAGCGCCGCCGGCGACTCGCTCACCTCTCTGCGTCAGCGCGCCGTCGAGGTCAGCGGCCCGCTGCGTGAGCGCATCCTGGAGACAAGCGCCCCCTTACGCGAACGCTGGAAAAGCGAAGTTTTGCCCCGCTGGCAGGCCCTCTCCCCCGATGAGCAACGCCTGATCCGCGGGCTCGCCATCGGCGCGCTGGTGATGGTGGTCTCGATCCTCGCGCTGACCTTCTACGTCATCAGCGGCGACACCCGCGCCCAACGCCAGACCGAGGCCTCGCGTGAAGCGCTCATGGAAGATCCGCAGGTGCTCGAAGCCCTGGCCGCAGCCCGCACCGGCGATCGCGCCGCGCTCGAAGCGCTCCTTCTTCAAAACCCCGACGACGCCGACCTGCGCTACCTGGCGCTGATGGCCGATCTGCATGTCGAGCGCGAGGTCGATCTTCTCGAAGAAGCCCGCACCATCGTAGCGGCCGACGAACGCTACGCCCACGACCCGGCCCTGGTCGACGCGGTGGTCGCGCGCTTCGCCTCAGGCAATGACGACGCGGCAACTTGGCTCAAGGACCACCTCACCTCCACCTCGCGCTCCGCCATCGCGCGCGTGGCCAGCCAGGGCGAACGCGCCTCGATCCGGCGCCGCGCCCACGCTTTTCTGGAGGACGCCGAAGCCCTCGACGATCTCGATCGCTGGGAGCGCCTGGGCGTGGAGCTGCGCGTGGCCGGCAACTGCGAGGGCTACAAAGAGAAGATCGAAGCCATCGTCGACCTCGATGATCCCCGCGCCCGCCCCACCCTCCAGGCGATGAGCGACTCGCCAAAAGTCGGCTGCGGATTTCTCAACCGTCGCGATTGCATCGCCTGTGTGCGCGACGACCTTAAACGCGCCCTGGAAGTCCTGCCCGAACCTTAAGTGGCGTCAAAGCCCAACGCTCGCGGAACGACACCGCAGGTGTGGGAGAGTTCACCACCCCCGGTTGCGCCAGCTTCGCCTCCTCGTTAGACTTCGGGCCACTGCTACGCTGTTTTCTGACAACGTTTTGACGGGAGCCTGACGCATGGTCACTTCACGCCGTCCCACCCCTGCACCTTCGCTACGACGGTGCGTGTGGTTGTCTCTCCTACTCGCGACGCTGAGCCTGGGCTCGGCGGCCTGCGGAGGCGATGAGGTCGCCGACTCCAGCGAGTGGAACACCAACGAGCCCGATGCCGGCGAGGGGGCCGACGCGGACGCCGCCCCCATCGAAGAGGAGCGGCCCGACGCCGAACCCCTGGCGCCTCGCCCCGCCACCATCGTCACAGTGATTGACGTGCCGATGCCCGTGGTCGCCGGCGATCGCTTCAACGTGACCTGCGAGTTTCTCGACGCCGATGGCGAGGTCATCACCTACCCCGAAGACGAAGCGCCTCCCGTACGTTTCGACCACTCCCCATCGGGACTTCTGGAGGTTCGCTCCGGTCAGCTCGAAGCGCAGCACGTGGGTCAGGCCACCATCGCCTGCGCCTCCCCCTCCGTCGGGCTTCGCGACGAAGATCCTCCCTCGGTGGAGATCGTCGCCGGCCCGCTGACGACGCTGAGCACCGAACTCTCCACCTTCCAGATCGTTGCCGGCGACAGCGTGTCAGCG
Proteins encoded in this window:
- a CDS encoding serine/threonine-protein kinase, which produces MRDTPAIPAENASPQPGASSAEAEPTRALDAGASDALAAASSEPEVQAERDDGGSAEVGTETAAPEDSLTEGSLIAGRYRLERPLGDGGMGQVYRAEHVLMRKTVALKVLHAELTENKEVVARFQREAQAAALLDSPHVCQATDFGQTDDGEFFLVMEYLEGQTLHEAMALGKMPLIRAAHIVRQVATALAQAHAHGIVHRDLKPENIMLVDREGDPDFVKIMDFGIARISMAEEAGGEKPTRLTRKGMVYGTPHYMAPEQIAGAEVDARADLYALGVVFFEMLTGQPPYDDENVARLMGKHVTHPIPTLRERCPEVAFPQAAERLIARLLAKDADGRPANAEALIEELDALKDSPLTAAIAPIATAAASAAGDSLTSLRQRAVEVSGPLRERILETSAPLRERWKSEVLPRWQALSPDEQRLIRGLAIGALVMVVSILALTFYVISGDTRAQRQTEASREALMEDPQVLEALAAARTGDRAALEALLLQNPDDADLRYLALMADLHVEREVDLLEEARTIVAADERYAHDPALVDAVVARFASGNDDAATWLKDHLTSTSRSAIARVASQGERASIRRRAHAFLEDAEALDDLDRWERLGVELRVAGNCEGYKEKIEAIVDLDDPRARPTLQAMSDSPKVGCGFLNRRDCIACVRDDLKRALEVLPEP